From the Elstera cyanobacteriorum genome, one window contains:
- a CDS encoding YraN family protein — protein MSTRQERGQTAYRRGRFGEGVAVLWLGLKGYRLLGRNLRTPFGEIDLLARRGRWLIAVEVKARGDMATARAAIHPSQRDRLLRALAWLVSRRPDFKDLQPRCDALLIAPGQWPRHVLNAFGDE, from the coding sequence ATGAGTACCCGCCAAGAGCGCGGCCAGACCGCCTATCGCCGGGGGCGCTTTGGCGAGGGCGTGGCCGTGCTGTGGCTGGGGCTGAAGGGCTATCGGCTGCTGGGGCGCAATCTGCGCACGCCGTTCGGGGAAATCGACCTGCTGGCGCGGCGCGGACGCTGGTTGATTGCCGTCGAAGTCAAGGCGCGCGGCGATATGGCGACGGCGCGGGCCGCCATTCATCCCAGCCAGCGCGACCGGTTGCTCAGGGCGTTAGCGTGGCTGGTGTCGCGCCGTCCCGATTTCAAGGACTTGCAACCGCGCTGCGACGCGCTTTTGATAGCGCCCGGACAGTGGCCCCGGCATGTGCTGAACGCCTTCGGGGATGAATAA
- the gshB gene encoding glutathione synthase has product MTLTVALQMDPIHSIDVQGDSTLMLGLEAQRRGHKLYHYLPQNLSLKNGAVVATGHGLTLRHEAGNHFDLGAEEEFNLADLDVILLRQDPPFDLAYLTTTWLLEKIHPSTLVVNDPSWVRAMPEKIFVTEFPDLMPPTLITSDPKQAVAFREEHKDIIVKPLYGNGGAGVFHLRPDDENLSALIELYQKLGREPFMVQRYLPEVRAGDKRIILIDGHPAGAVLRVPADGEARANMHVGGRAVKTDLSPRDLEICARIGPTLRERGQIFVGIDVIGDYLTEINVTSPTGIQQINRLNGVHLERDIWDAIERRL; this is encoded by the coding sequence ATGACCCTGACGGTTGCCCTGCAAATGGACCCTATCCACAGCATCGACGTTCAGGGCGACAGTACCCTGATGCTCGGGCTGGAGGCGCAACGGCGGGGGCATAAGCTCTATCACTACCTGCCGCAGAACCTATCGCTGAAGAATGGCGCCGTGGTCGCCACCGGCCACGGGCTGACCCTGCGACACGAGGCAGGCAATCACTTCGATCTGGGGGCGGAGGAGGAATTCAACCTCGCCGACCTCGACGTGATCCTGCTGCGCCAAGACCCACCCTTCGATCTCGCCTATCTGACGACGACCTGGCTGCTGGAAAAAATCCACCCGAGCACGCTGGTCGTCAACGATCCGTCCTGGGTGCGGGCGATGCCGGAGAAAATCTTCGTCACCGAATTCCCTGACCTGATGCCGCCGACGCTGATCACCTCCGACCCCAAGCAGGCCGTAGCCTTCCGGGAGGAGCATAAGGACATTATCGTGAAGCCGCTCTACGGCAACGGCGGCGCGGGGGTCTTCCACCTGCGCCCGGACGATGAAAACCTATCGGCGCTGATCGAACTCTATCAAAAACTGGGGCGCGAGCCGTTCATGGTGCAACGCTACCTGCCGGAGGTTCGGGCGGGCGATAAGCGCATCATTCTGATCGACGGCCACCCGGCGGGCGCCGTGCTGCGCGTTCCCGCCGATGGCGAGGCGCGCGCCAATATGCACGTGGGCGGCCGCGCGGTGAAAACCGATCTTTCACCGCGCGACCTTGAAATCTGCGCCCGCATCGGCCCGACCCTGCGGGAGCGCGGGCAGATTTTCGTTGGGATCGATGTGATCGGCGACTATCTGACCGAAATCAACGTCA